Proteins from a genomic interval of Papaver somniferum cultivar HN1 chromosome 4, ASM357369v1, whole genome shotgun sequence:
- the LOC113272027 gene encoding F-box/kelch-repeat protein At3g23880-like, with the protein MFTDTESDTFKPLIYSIDYASITSTPDLSCEYLGNEAVLMDTPFKYKKGMEIRISGTCNGLICFGILIEIKTSICIWNPTTREFKEIQNCDFHINPSKVSRAGFGYDSKTGDYKMVRIADKKESGYCEFEVYKFGLQWSKTVLTFHHEFPIDVALRGVFLNGCLHWISSYPYNLGTPKYIVSFDISNEKLMDVLLPEKKYSTSTTKR; encoded by the coding sequence ATGTTTACTGATACGGAGTCTGATACTTTTAAGCCTTTGATATACTCTATAGATTATGCTTCGATTACATCAACACCAGATTTATCATGTGAGTATTTAGGTAATGAAGCTGTTCTCATGGATACCCCATTTAAATACAAGAAAGGTATGGAAATTAGGATTTCGGGTACTTGTAATGGTCTTATTTGCTTTGGTATTTTAATTGAGATAAAGACTAGCATTTGTATTTGGAACCCAACAACTAGAGAATTTAAGGAAATACAAAATTGTGATTTTCATATCAACCCCAGCAAAGTTTCTAGAGCCGGGTTTGGTTACGATAGCAAAACTGGAGATTACAAGATGGTAAGAATTGCGGATAAGAAAGAATCTGGTTACTGTGAATTTGAAGTATATAAATTTGGATTACAATGGTCAAAAACTGTTCTGACTTTCCATCATGAGTTTCCAATTGATGTAGCACTTCGTGGAGTTTTTCTCAATGGATGTCTTCATTGGATAAGCAGTTATCCATACAACCTAGGTACCCCCAAGTATATAGTCTCTTTTGATATTAGTAATGAGAAACTCATGGATGTGCTATTGCCAGAAAAAAAGTATAGTACATCCACAACCAAAAGATAA